The following are encoded together in the Anaerohalosphaeraceae bacterium genome:
- the nth gene encoding endonuclease III, with amino-acid sequence MASGQKTAAIDKEQARQRVLKIFPILRKTYPDATVSLNYKNPLELLIATILAAQCTDARVNIVTAELFKKYRTPQDYLKVPLEELAEDIRSTGFYNNKAKSIQAACRSILEKFGGKVPDTMEELLQLNGVGRKTANVILGNCFGKPAIICDTHMLRLAKRLGLSNQTDPVKLEFELMEIVPKERYGGWTQFSHCIVYHGRACCTARKPNCAGCPIARYCPSAGKAV; translated from the coding sequence GTGGCTTCCGGCCAAAAAACAGCCGCTATCGACAAGGAACAGGCCCGACAGCGGGTCCTGAAAATCTTCCCCATACTCCGGAAAACCTATCCGGATGCGACCGTGTCGCTGAACTACAAAAACCCGCTGGAGCTTCTGATTGCGACGATTCTGGCGGCTCAGTGTACGGATGCCCGGGTCAATATCGTCACGGCCGAGCTGTTTAAGAAATACCGCACGCCGCAGGATTATCTGAAGGTGCCGCTGGAGGAGCTGGCTGAGGACATCCGCTCGACCGGTTTTTACAACAACAAAGCCAAAAGCATCCAGGCGGCCTGCCGGAGCATTCTTGAAAAATTCGGCGGCAAGGTGCCGGACACGATGGAGGAGCTGCTGCAGCTGAACGGCGTCGGACGCAAAACCGCCAACGTGATTCTGGGCAACTGCTTCGGCAAGCCGGCGATTATCTGCGATACCCATATGCTGCGGCTGGCCAAACGGCTGGGCCTGTCCAATCAGACCGACCCGGTCAAGCTCGAGTTTGAGCTGATGGAGATTGTGCCGAAGGAACGATACGGCGGCTGGACGCAGTTCAGCCACTGCATTGTCTATCACGGACGGGCGTGCTGTACGGCGCGGAAACCTAACTGCGCCGGCTGCCCGATTGCCCGGTACTGCCCTTCGGCCGGAAAGGCCGTCTGA